A genomic window from Hyalangium minutum includes:
- a CDS encoding ATP-binding protein encodes MSYHKLLERQLQRFFGEPEKWPAGMESFLKAVSEAYLAADEDRQLIERSLELTSRELTSRNDQLREELAGRERIEEALLAEKAEQAALIRKLEDTHSQLLQSEKMASIGQLTAGLVHEINNPIGFVSSNLGTLRHYVAGLLKLIGAYEAEEVGLGEEARNRLEARKEEAELGVLREDALEVVSESTEGLRRVRQIIRDLTEFSHVSDAQWQWADLHKGLDSTLTIVNNEVKYVAEVVREYGALPEVECLPSQLNQVFLNMLVNAAQAIKGKRGTITVRTGTSGTEQVFVEIEDTGEGIAPEILTRIFDPFFTTKPVGKGTGLGLALSYSIVARHRGRIDVRSQPGAGTTFRIVLPVKQNP; translated from the coding sequence GTGAGCTACCACAAGCTGCTCGAGCGACAGCTGCAGCGGTTCTTCGGCGAGCCTGAGAAGTGGCCCGCAGGGATGGAGTCCTTCCTGAAGGCGGTGAGCGAGGCCTACCTGGCGGCGGACGAGGATCGGCAGCTGATCGAGCGCTCATTGGAGCTGACGTCGCGGGAGCTGACGTCGCGGAACGATCAGCTGCGCGAGGAGCTGGCGGGGCGGGAGCGCATCGAGGAGGCGCTGCTGGCGGAGAAGGCGGAGCAGGCGGCGCTGATCCGGAAGCTGGAGGACACGCACAGCCAGTTGCTGCAGTCGGAGAAGATGGCGTCAATCGGGCAGCTGACGGCGGGGCTGGTGCACGAGATCAACAACCCGATTGGGTTCGTGAGCAGCAACCTGGGGACGCTGCGTCACTACGTGGCGGGGTTGCTGAAGCTGATTGGGGCGTACGAGGCGGAGGAGGTGGGGCTGGGGGAGGAGGCGCGGAACCGGCTGGAGGCGCGGAAGGAGGAGGCGGAGCTGGGGGTGCTACGGGAGGACGCGCTGGAGGTGGTGAGCGAGTCGACGGAGGGGCTGCGGCGGGTGCGGCAGATCATCCGGGATCTGACGGAGTTCTCGCATGTGAGCGATGCACAGTGGCAGTGGGCCGACCTGCACAAGGGGCTCGATAGCACGCTGACGATTGTGAACAACGAGGTGAAGTACGTGGCGGAGGTGGTGCGGGAGTACGGGGCGCTGCCGGAGGTGGAGTGCCTGCCGTCACAGCTGAACCAGGTGTTCCTGAACATGCTGGTGAACGCGGCGCAGGCGATCAAGGGGAAGCGGGGGACGATCACGGTGCGGACGGGGACCAGCGGGACCGAGCAGGTGTTCGTGGAAATTGAGGACACCGGCGAGGGGATCGCGCCGGAGATCCTGACGCGCATCTTCGATCCTTTCTTCACGACGAAGCCGGTGGGGAAGGGGACAGGGTTGGGGCTGGCACTCTCGTACAGCATCGTGGCGCGGCACCGGGGCCGCATCGACGTGCGCAGCCAGCCCGGGGCTGGAACGACCTTCCGCATCGTGCTGCCGGTGAAGCAGAACCCGTAA